A genome region from Arachis duranensis cultivar V14167 chromosome 8, aradu.V14167.gnm2.J7QH, whole genome shotgun sequence includes the following:
- the LOC107462388 gene encoding uncharacterized protein LOC107462388 isoform X1 — protein MEPGETPSVSTNASWSWKVCLFISGIVFGSFISGILLNLRPLLGSKFRALLGYQDSDSNNIKDEPLGEEGSRLSQEDSASLHSLDSNVSQGSSLSQQEDSTCDHPPPESKSTMTEGSSSSPRGYKYDVYLSFRGADTRITFIDFLYHRLMAEGILAFKDDVNLSRGESLSSQLLQAIKDSRISIVVFSRGYASSTRCLDDLVAIVDCHKEMKQELLPVFYDVDPRDVRYQSGAYEDAFDLHREKFKEEPDKIYKWKSAMTYLANLSGFALRDPAEAEGIERIVEAVRDTLVYKFQSSRSTHKNPESTERRPSLQEFNKYDVFLSLRRTHTPYTFIDYLYHYLTKKGFSTFTSEEETERGDSIPSQDLQVIKDSRILIVVFTRDYADSTCSLEEMATIVDCHRELNQTVIPVFCGVDRRDVQRQTGPYEKAFVSYTKEFKQDPLKVQKWREALKYMTNLQDISLKDWSEIEAIGNIIQIVERLCPKFSRLSSHSPVGIQSSLAMLEKLLKLEDDCVLVLGVWGMGGSGKTTHALALYDRIVQEFEGACFIEDVSQVYRFGGATALQKQVLCQFLNEELSDMYSPFEMSGFLRRRLYGKKILIVLENVDVPRQLESLAINRNMLGNGSRIIITTRDRHILTAYGVDEIYEIPLLNEDEARELFLSACPDVTNDEGYTELIPRVLEYAGGLPLAIRVLASFLRYRNVTFWEDTLNRSRRVPSFEIIKILQISFNGLDQEEKEIFLHIACFFHGKKLDFVKEVLNCCGYFAGIGIHALIDKSLIKNEEEEIHMHDLLQEMGKEIVRQECLGNPASWSRLWRYEDFSFTLKSKNEASEVKAIVLCEDISISKHEDLNIEGLSKMTNLKMLILFHEHFSGKLTSLPNKLRYLLWDGYPFSSLPSFEPYNSLVQLNLPNSRIKRLWHGRQIFPSLERVDLSYSKELMETPNFEGSPSLKRLDFTGCTNLVRVDSSIGLLKELAYLSFRNCCRLVILDLDVGCNYDCKKPETKPDFTGVGLPNLEHLDLGECTSLSTVHYSIGTLKLKFLNLQGCINLVEKPDFSVFLRDEPENEVIDHSQVGIRSNLAVQENPGSSQRLSQEYSASDHAPQKSKSIMTEGSSSSPRAYKYNVHLSFRGDDTCKHFARHLSYRLTEEGILAFKDDVHLDRGESISSEPLQAIKDSRISIVVFSKGYASSTSCLDELVAIVDCHKEEKQELLPIFYDVDPYDVRNQSGPYEDAFDSNRERFKEEPDKIYKWESAMMYLSNISSLILRDRAETEAEGIERIVEAVWDTLVYKFQISRSTDENPGSSQRLQEFYKYDVFLSLTRTRTPYTFIDKLCQYLTEEGFSTFKSDVGSERGESIFSESLLRQAIKNSRILVVVFTSDYADSTICLEELATIVDCHRDLNQTVIPVFCDVHPRDVRRQTGPYEKAFGSYTKEFKQDPHKVQKWREALKYMTNLQRVSLKDGPEIEAIGNIIQTVERLCPKFSRLSSDSPVGIQSSLAVLEKLLKLEDDCVLVLGVWGMGGSGKTTHALALYDRIVQEFEGACFIEGVSHVYKVGGATALQKQILCQVFNEELSDMYSPFEMSGFLRRRLYGKKILIVLDNVDVPRQLELLAINRNMLGNGSRIIITTRDRQILTAYGADAIYEIDLLNDDEACELFLSACSDVTDYEGYTELIPRVLNYADGHPLAIRVLASFLRSRSVTVWEDTLNRLRRVPYFQIIKILQISFDGLHQEEKEIFLHIACFFHGKKLDFVIEVLNCCGFFAGFGIQVLMHKSLIMKNEVEEIRVHDLLQEMGKNIVREECLENPASRSRLWRYEDFSFTLKSTNEASKVKAIVLYEDTSISKHEDLNIEGLSKMTNLELLILYNQHFSGKLTSLPNKLRYLLWDGYPFSSLPSFEPYNRLVQLNLPNSRIKRLWNGSQVFRSLERVDLSYSKFLRETPNFEGSPRLKRLDFTGCRELMEVHPSIGHLKELAYLSFRDCYMLVTLNLDHKCKLSSLKVLDLYSCRHLKKTPDFTGIPNLEHIDLGKCEGLSTVHHSIGNLEKLKFLNVPADIDLPELGGVRIIRTP, from the exons ATGGAGCCAGGCGAGACGCCATCAGTTTCTACTAATGCTAGTTGGTCATGGAAGGTGTGCCTTTTCATATCAGGTATAGTTTTTGGTTCATTCATATCAGGCATCTTACTCAATTTGAGACCCTTACTCGGCAGCAAGTTCCGGGCTCTGCTGGGTTACCAAGattcagattccaacaacatcaaagATGAACCGTTGGGCGAGGAAGGCAGCAGGTTGAGCCAGGAAGATTCGGCTTCTCTTCATTCTCTGGATTCAAATGTCAGCCAAGGCAGCTCCCTGAGCCAGCAGGAAGATTCAACTTGCGATCATCCTCCTCCGGAGTCAAAGTCAACTATGACCGAGGGGAGTTCGTCTTCTCCGCGAGGTTATAAATATGATGTGTATCTGAGTTTCAGAGGTGCTGATACCCGCATAACTTTCATTGATTTTCTTTACCATCGTCTCATGGCAGAAGGTATCTTAGCCTTCAAAGACGATGTGAATTTAAGCAGAGGAGAAAGCCTTTCATCACAGCTCCTGCAAGCAATTAAAGATTCACGGATTTCTATCGTTGTGTTCTCAAGAGGTTATGCTAGCTCAACTCGGTGTTTGGACGATCTGGTTGCTATAGTTGATTGTCACAAAGAGATGAAGCAGGAACTTCTCCCAGTTTTCTATGATGTAGATCCACGCGATGTTCGATATCAAAGTGGGGCATACGAGGATGCGTTTGATTTACATagggagaaattcaaagaagagcCTGACAAGATCTACAAATGGAAGAGTGCTATGACGTATTTGGCCAATTTAAGTGGTTTTGCTTTAAGAGATCC CGCTGAAGCCGAAGGGATTGAAAGAATAGTTGAGGCTGTGCGGGACACACTGGTTTATAAATTCCAAAGTTCAAGATCTACTCATAAAAATCCAGAATCCACTGAAAGAAGACCATCATTGCAGGAATTCAACAAATATGACGTGTTTCTCAGTCTCAGACGCACTCACACTCCCTACACATTTATTGACTACCTTTACCATTATCTTACCAAGAAAGGATTTTCCACCTTCACGAGTGAAGAGGAGACTGAGAGAGGAGACTCCATTCCTTCACAGGACCTCCAAGTAATTAAAGATTCCAGGATTCTTATAGTTGTCTTCACAAGAGATTATGCTGACTCAACTTGCTCTTTGGAGGAAATGGCTACCATAGTTGACTGTCACCGGGAACTAAATCAAACTGTCATCCCAGTTTTCTGTGGTGTGGATCGTAGGGATGTTCAAAGACAAACCGGCCCTTATGAGAAAGCGTTTGTTTCATATACGAAGGAATTCAAACAAGATCCCCTTAAGGTTCAAAAGTGGAGGGAAGCTTTGAAGTACATGACTAATCTACAAGATATAAGTCTAAAAGATTG GTCAGAGATTGAAGCGATTGGAAATATCATTCAGATAGTGGAACGATTATGCCCTAAATTCTCAAGGCTTAGTAGCCACAGTCCAGTTGGTATACAATCCAGTTTAGCCATGCTAGAAAAGCTTTTGAAATTAGAGGATGATTGTGTTTTAGTTCTCGGAGTTTGGGGCATGGGTGGATCTGGAAAGACAACCCATGCTTTAGCTTTGTATGACAGAATCGTTCAGGAATTTGAGGGTGCTTGTTTTATTGAGGACGTAAGCCAGGTTTACAGATTTGGTGGTGCTACTGCTTTGCAGAAACAAGTCCTCTGTCAATTTTTAAACGAAGAACTTTCAGATATGTACAGTCCTTTTGAAATGTCTGGCTTCTTAAGAAGAAGGCTTTATGGGAAAAAGATCCTTATAGTCCTTGAGAATGTTGATGTGCCAAGGCAGTTGGAGTCATTGGCTATAAATCGTAACATGCTTGGGAACGGAAGTAGGATTATCATAACCACCAGGGATAGACATATTTTGACTGCATATGGAGTAGATGAAATTTACGAGATTCCATTATTGAATGAAGATGAAGCTCGTGAACTGTTCCTGAGTGCTTGTCCCGATGTTACCAATGATGAGGGCTATACTGAGTTGATTCCCAGAGTACTAGAATATGCTGGTGGTCTTCCGTTGGCAATCAGAGTACTAGCTTCTTTTTTGCGATACCGTAATGTAACCTTCTGGGAAGATACCTTGAATAGATCGAGAAGAGTGCCATCTTTTGAAATTATAAAGATTCTTCAAATAAGTTTCAATGGATTAGaccaagaagagaaagaaatctTTTTGCACATTGCTTGTTTCTTTCATGGGAAGAAGCTAGATTTTGTAAAGGAAGTTCTAAATTGTTGTGGATATTTTGCTGGAATTGGGATTCACGCTTTGATAGACAAATCACTCATAAAAaatgaggaagaggaaattcatATGCATGATCTATTGCAAGAAATGGGAAAGGAAATTGTCCGTCAAGAATGTCTTGGAAATCCAGCATCGTGGAGTAGATTGTGGCGTTACGAGGACTTTAGCTTTACCTTGAAGTCAAAGAAT GAAGCAAGCGAAGTTAAAGCCATAGTTCTATGTGAGGATATCTCCATCTCCAAACATGAAGATCTGAACATCGAAGGGTTGTCAAAAATGACAAATCTTAAAATGCTCATATTATTTCATGAGCATTTCTCAGGAAAGCttacttctcttcccaacaaATTACGGTATCTTTTGTGGGATGGATATCCTTTCTCTTCTTTGCCTTCATTTGAACCGTACAACAGTCTTGTTCAGTTGAATTTGCCTAACAGCCGCATCAAAAGGCTTTGGCATGGCCGCCAG ATCTTCCCAAGTTTGGAAAGGGTGGATTTGAGTTACTCAAAAGAGCTCATGGAGACGCCAAATTTTGAAGGGAGCCCAAGTCTTAAGCGGCTAGATTTCACAGGATGCACAAATCTAGTGCGAGTGGATTCATCTATTGGACTTCTTAAAGAACTTGCTTACTTGAGTTTCCGTAACTGTTGTAGATTGGTCATCCTCGATCTTGATGTTGGATGTAACTACGATTGCAAAAAACCGGAAACCAAGCCAGATTTTACAGGAGTAGGACTACCGAATCTTGAGCACCTTGATCTCGGAGAATGTACAAGTTTATCCACTGTTCATTATTCTATTGGGACTCTTAAGCTTAAGTTCTTAAATTTGCAAGGCTGCATAAATCTTGTTGAAAAACCTGATTTCAGTGTGTTTCTAAGAGATGA GCCAGAGAATGAAGTGATTGACCATAGTCAAGTTGGGATACGATCCAATTTAGCCGTGCAAGAAAATCCAGGATCGTCTCAAAGATTGAGCCAGGAATATTCAGCTTCCGATCATGCTCCTCAGAAGTCAAAGTCAATTATGACCGAGGGGAGTTCGTCTTCTCCACGGGCTTATAAATATAATGTGCATCTGAGTTTCAGAGGTGATGATACATGCAAACATTTTGCTCGTCATCTTTCCTATCGCCTCACGGAAGAAGGTATTTTGGCCTTCAAAGACGATGTGCATTTAGACAGAGGAGAAAGCATTTCATCAGAACCCCTGCAAGCAATTAAAGATTCACGGATTTCTATCGTTGTGTTCTCAAAAGGTTATGCTAGCTCAACTTCGTGTTTGGACGAACTGGTTGCTATAGTTGATTGTCACAAAGAGGAGAAACAAGAACTTCTCCCAATTTTCTATGATGTGGATCCATATGATGTTCGAAATCAAAGTGGGCCATACGAGGATGCCTTTGATTCGAATAgggagagattcaaagaagagCCTGACAAGATCTACAAATGGGAGAGTGCTATGATGTATTTGTCCAATATTAGTAGTTTGATTTTAAGAGATCG GGCAGAAACAGAAGCCGAAGGGATTGAAAGAATAGTTGAGGCGGTGTGGGACACGCTGGTTTATAAATTCCAAATTTCAAGGTCTACTGATGAAAATCCAGGATCCTCTCAAAGATTGCAGGAATTCTACAAATATGACGTGTTTCTCAGTCTCACACGCACCCGCACTCCCTACACTTTTATTGACAAACTTTGCCAGTATCTCACCGAGGAAGGATTTTCCACCTTCAAGAGTGACGTGGGGTCTGAGAGAGGCGAATCCATTTTCTCAGAGTCACTGCTCCGGCAAGCAATTAAAAATTCGCGGATTCTTGTCGTTGTCTTCACCAGTGACTATGCTGACTCCACAATCTGTTTGGAGGAACTGGCTACTATAGTTGATTGTCACCGGGATCTAAATCAAACTGTCATCCCAGTTTTCTGTGATGTGCATCCTAGGGATGTTCGAAGACAAACCGGCCCTTATGAGAAAGCGTTTGGTTCATATACAAAGGAATTCAAACAAGATCCCCATAAGGTTCAAAAGTGGAGGGAAGCTTTGAAGTACATGACTAATCTACAACGTGTGAGTCTAAAAGATGG GCCAGAGATTGAAGCGATTGGAAATATCATTCAGACAGTGGAACGATTATGCCCTAAATTCTCGAGGCTTAGTAGCGACAGTCCAGTTGGTATACAATCCAGTTTAGCCGTGCTAGAAAAGCTTTTGAAATTAGAGGATGATTGTGTTTTAGTGCTCGGAGTTTGGGGCATGGGTGGATCTGGAAAGACAACCCATGCTTTAGCTTTGTATGACAGAATCGTTCAGGAATTTGAGGGTGCTTGTTTTATTGAGGGCGTAAGCCACGTTTACAAAGTTGGTGGTGCTACTGCTTTGCAGAAACAAATCCTCTGTCAAGTTTTTAACGAAGAACTTTCAGACATGTACAGTCCTTTTGAAATGTCTGGCTTCTTAAGAAGAAGGCTTTATGGGAAAAAGATCCTTATAGTCCTTGACAATGTTGATGTGCCAAGGCAGTTGGAGTTATTGGCTATAAATCGTAACATGCTTGGGAACGGAAGTAGGATTATTATAACCACCAGGGATAGACAGATTTTGACTGCATACGGAGCAGATGCAATTTACGAGATTGACCTATTGAATGATGATGAAGCTTGTGAACTGTTCCTGAGTGCTTGTTCTGATGTTACCGATTATGAGGGCTATACTGAGTTGATTCCCAGAGTACTGAACTATGCTGATGGTCATCCGTTGGCAATCAGAGTACTAGCTTCTTTTTTGCGATCCCGTAGTGTAACCGTCTGGGAAGATACCTTGAATAGATTGAGAAGAGTGccatattttcaaattataaagaTTCTTCAAATAAGTTTTGATGGATTACaccaagaagagaaagaaatctTTTTGCACATTGCTTGTTTCTTTCATGGGAAGAAGCTAGATTTTGTAATCGAAGTTCTAAATTGTTGTGGATTTTTCGCTGGATTTGGGATTCAAGTTTTGATGCATAAATCACTCATTATGAAAAATGAGGTGGAGGAAATTCGTGTGCATGATTTATTGCAAGAAATGGGAAAGAATATTGTTCGTGAAGAATGTCTAGAAAATCCAGCATCGCGGAGTAGATTGTGGCGTTACGAGGACTTTAGCTTTACCTTGAAGTCAACGAAT GAAGCAAGCAAAGTTAAAGCCATAGTTCTATATGAGGATACCTCCATCTCCAAACATGAAGATCTGAACATCGAAGGATTGTCAAAAATGACAAATCTTGAACTGCTCATATTATATAATCAGCATTTTTCGGGAAAGCttacttctcttcccaacaaATTACGGTATCTTTTGTGGGACGGATATCCTTTCTCTTCTTTGCCTTCATTTGAACCATATAACCGTCTTGTTCAATTGAATTTGCCTAACAGCCGCATCAAACGGCTATGGAATGGCAGTCAG GTATTTCGAAGTTTGGAAAGGGTGGATTTGAGTTACTCAAAATTCCTCAGGGAGACACCAAATTTTGAAGGGAGCCCAAGACTTAAGCGTCTAGATTTCACAGGATGCAGAGAGCTAATGGAAGTCCATCCATCTATCGGACATCTTAAAGAACTTGCTTACCTGAGTTTCCGTGACTGTTATATGTTGGTCACCCTCAATCTTGATCATAAATGCAAATTAAGTTCTTTGAAGGTTCTTGACCTCTATAGTTGCAGACATCTTAAGAAAACACCAGATTTTACAGGAATACCCAATCTTGAGCACATTGATCTTGGAAAATGTGAAGGTTTATCCACTGTTCATCATTCTATTGGGAATCTTGAAAAGCTTAAGTTCTTAAATGTGCCAGCCGACATAGATCTTCCTGAGTTAGGTGGTGTCAGAATTATTCGAACTCCATAA